From one Lemur catta isolate mLemCat1 chromosome 5, mLemCat1.pri, whole genome shotgun sequence genomic stretch:
- the LOC123638113 gene encoding akirin-1-like yields MACGATLKRPVEFEAALLSPGSPKRRRCAPLPGPTPGLRPPGAEPPPPPLQTQTPQPTMPQPAPPGSERRLPTPEQIFQNIKQEYSRYQRWRHLEVVLNQSEACASESQPHSSALTAPSSPGTSWMKKDQPTFTLRQVGIICERLLKDYEDKIREEYEQILNTKLAEQYESFVKFTHDQIMRRYGTRPTSYVS; encoded by the coding sequence ATGGCGTGCGGGGCGACGCTGAAGAGGCCCGTGGAGTTCGAGGCGGCGCTGCTGAGCCCCGGTTCCCCGAAGCGGCGGCGCTGCGCCCCTCTCCCCGGCCCCACTCCGGGCCTCAGGCCCCCGGGCGCCGAGCCGCCACCACCGCCGCTTCAGACACAGACCCCACAGCCGACTATGCCGCAGCCCGCCCCGCCCGGCAGCGAGCGGCGCCTTCCAACTCCGGAGCAAATTTTTCAGAACATTAAACAAGAATATAGTCGTTATCAGAGGTGGAGACATTTAGAAGTTGTTCTCAATCAGAGTGAAGCTTGTGCTTCGGAAAGTCAACCTCACTCCTCAGCACTCACAGCACCTAGTTCTCCAGGTACCTCCTGGATGAAGAAGGACCAGCCCACCTTTACCCTCCGACAAGTTGGAATAATATGTGAGCGTCTCTTAAAAGACTATGAAGATAAGATTCGGGAGGAGTATGAGCAAATCCTCAATACCAAACTAGCAGAACAATATGAATCTTTTGTGAAATTCACACATGATCAGATTATGCGACGGTATGGGACAAGGCCAACAAGCTATGTGTCCTGA